The following coding sequences lie in one Aquabacterium sp. A3 genomic window:
- a CDS encoding type II toxin-antitoxin system VapB family antitoxin — protein sequence MRTNIEIDDKLMSDALRLTGLKTKKEVVELGLRTLLRLRQQEELRRLRGKLQWDGDLNAMRTDK from the coding sequence ATGCGCACAAACATTGAGATCGACGACAAGTTGATGAGCGACGCACTTCGCTTGACTGGCCTGAAGACCAAGAAGGAGGTAGTGGAGCTTGGCTTGCGCACGCTGTTGAGACTGCGCCAGCAAGAAGAGCTGCGGCGCCTCCGAGGCAAGTTGCAGTGGGACGGTGACCTGAACGCCATGAGGACGGACAAGTGA